In Streptomyces sp. NBC_00341, the DNA window CGGGTATCGGCAGCGCGCTCTTCATCGACGGCAGGCTCGTGCCCAACACCGAGCTCGGCCATCTGGAGCTGAACGGCCACGACGCGGAGAAGCACGCCTCGACGAAGGCCAAGGAGGACGAGGACCTGAGCTGGCACCACTGGGCGCACCGGGTGCAGAAGTACCTGGTCCACGTGGAGATGCTGTTCTCGCCCGAACTGTTCATCATCGGCGGCGGTGTCAGCCGCAAGGCCGACAAGTTCCTGCCGCTGATCGAGCACGTACGGGCCGAAATGGTGCCGGCGGAGCTCCAGAACAACGCCGGCATCGTGGGCGCGGCCATGGCGGCAACGGGAAGCTGAGGGCCGCTCCCGGGCGTTTCCGTCCCGGGCCGCCGCGCCTGCGCGCAGCCTCCGGTCGCCCCGCCCGCGCCCCGTCCGGGTCAGCGCTGCCGACGCCGGGGCGCCTGACCGGCGGCCCGGGGCGCCTGCGCCGCGGCTCGCGGCGCCTGCCCAGCGGCTCGCGATGCCTGCCCAGCGGCACGGGGCGTCTGCCCTGCGGCCCTGGGGGACTGCGGCTGCTGCTGGCCGCCCGCCCGCGCGGTCTGTGCGGCCAGCAGCATCCGCCGCTGCCGGGCCCGCATCAGCCGGACCTTGCGTACGGTCGCGATGAGCCCGGCGACGAGCGTGCCGCCGTACAGCCAGCCGGCGTGGACGGCGAGCGCGGTGACGACGGCCATCATGCGCCCGCCGAAGCCGCCCGTGCCGCCCGAGACCGGGATGATCCCGACGGCGAACGCGATCGGCACGCTGATCGGTGCGGTCACCAGGTCCGCCGGGCGCACCCAGAACGCGGTCAGCGCGCTGACCGGCAGGAACAGCACACCGAACACGACGGCCGAACCGTCGAACAGCAGCCAGTCCGCACAGGCCAGCACGAACATGGTGGCGGCCGCGAAGAGCCCGGCGCCGATACCCGTCAGCCGGGGGTTCGGCAGCCGCCGCAGGGCGAGCACGGCGGGCGGCACCGGGCGTGCCCGGCCCGCGGGTGTGCTCATCACCCGATAGACGGCGGCGCTCTCGCCGACCGCTCCCTTCGCTCCGTTGGCTACGTTGGCTCCCTTGGTCCCGAGCGGGGACAGCGGGGCCTGCTGAGTCTGGCTGCGCT includes these proteins:
- a CDS encoding DUF6542 domain-containing protein; its protein translation is MSTPAGRARPVPPAVLALRRLPNPRLTGIGAGLFAAATMFVLACADWLLFDGSAVVFGVLFLPVSALTAFWVRPADLVTAPISVPIAFAVGIIPVSGGTGGFGGRMMAVVTALAVHAGWLYGGTLVAGLIATVRKVRLMRARQRRMLLAAQTARAGGQQQPQSPRAAGQTPRAAGQASRAAGQAPRAAAQAPRAAGQAPRRRQR